One Sphingomicrobium marinum genomic window carries:
- a CDS encoding thioredoxin family protein, translated as MHHETHSATPYDMHADAMAAVDAAMAQAQASGRHVLLVMGANWCHDSRGLAGLLETPRFAALVDRSYVPVFIDAGKPREDAANNMEVARRFGVDKLIGTPNVFILTGEGERLNPLDDVTGWTDAASRDEDTIYAFLAAMAPQAR; from the coding sequence ATGCATCACGAAACCCATTCGGCAACGCCCTACGACATGCATGCGGACGCGATGGCGGCGGTCGATGCGGCGATGGCGCAGGCGCAGGCATCGGGGCGGCATGTCTTGCTCGTGATGGGGGCCAATTGGTGCCACGATTCGCGCGGGCTCGCCGGGCTTCTCGAAACACCGCGCTTCGCCGCGCTGGTGGATCGATCCTACGTCCCGGTGTTCATCGATGCGGGCAAGCCGCGCGAGGATGCGGCAAACAACATGGAAGTCGCGCGCCGCTTCGGGGTCGACAAGCTGATCGGCACGCCCAATGTCTTTATCCTGACCGGCGAAGGCGAACGGCTCAATCCGTTGGACGATGTCACCGGCTGGACCGATGCTGCCAGTCGCGACGAAGATACGATTTACGCGTTTCTCGCCGCCATGGCGCCGCAAGCGCGCTGA
- a CDS encoding DMT family transporter: MKRASPPVAFAAAVLAIGFLSAMDAAMKTVSLDYGALSALSWRALIAIPLVGIAYLIFRKNWPGRRAMRFHLVRGIIMVPMSFLFFYGLTYVPMAQAIALAFIAPLIALLLAGAFLKEKIGKRIVTGSLLAFAGVLVIFFGQTQVDLGREAFIGSLAILVSAMLYAVNIVLMRQQSQEAGPIEIAFFYFAIAGPGFWLLGLFVGLPEYPATQIPALLLATFFSIIGMMGLAWAYARGEAGYLSTTEYSGFLWGALFGFLVFGEVPSLFTAAGAVLIVAGCWIAARSAPVDHAMETA, from the coding sequence ATGAAGCGCGCCTCGCCCCCCGTTGCCTTTGCCGCCGCCGTCCTGGCGATCGGCTTCCTGTCAGCGATGGATGCGGCAATGAAGACGGTCAGCCTCGACTATGGCGCCTTGTCGGCGCTGTCCTGGCGCGCGCTGATCGCGATACCGCTGGTGGGCATCGCCTACCTCATCTTCCGCAAGAATTGGCCCGGGCGCCGCGCGATGCGTTTTCACCTCGTTCGCGGCATCATCATGGTGCCGATGAGCTTCCTGTTCTTCTACGGCCTGACCTACGTCCCGATGGCGCAGGCCATCGCGCTGGCCTTCATCGCCCCGCTGATCGCGCTGCTGCTGGCAGGCGCGTTCCTCAAGGAAAAGATCGGCAAGCGCATCGTGACCGGATCGCTGCTCGCCTTTGCCGGCGTGCTGGTGATCTTCTTCGGGCAGACGCAGGTCGACCTGGGGCGCGAAGCGTTCATCGGATCGCTCGCCATCCTGGTATCGGCGATGCTCTATGCCGTGAATATCGTGCTCATGCGCCAGCAAAGCCAGGAAGCCGGCCCCATCGAAATCGCGTTCTTCTATTTCGCCATCGCCGGCCCGGGTTTTTGGCTGCTCGGGCTGTTTGTCGGCTTGCCCGAATATCCAGCCACGCAGATCCCCGCGCTGCTCCTCGCGACATTTTTCTCCATCATCGGCATGATGGGGCTGGCATGGGCCTATGCGCGCGGTGAGGCGGGCTACCTGTCGACGACCGAATATTCGGGTTTCCTGTGGGGCGCGCTGTTCGGCTTCCTCGTGTTCGGCGAAGTGCCGTCTTTATTCACGGCCGCCGGTGCGGTGCTGATCGTCGCCGGCTGCTGGATCGCGGCGCGCAGTGCGCCTGTCGACCACGCAATGGAAACGGCCTGA
- a CDS encoding amidase, protein MRSSILFPMLMMAACTTPEAYGPPALSRDVANAGPAELETRAAIDRIKAYNPTIGAVIALNPDAIAQAKAVDESGQRGPLAGVPILIKDNIETADNMPTTAGSLALKHNVTGRDSPLVSGLRDAGAIIVGKANLSEWANIRSSNSISGWSAVGGQVRNPWALDRNPCGSSSGSGAAVAAGMVDHAVGTETNGSVACPAAINGIVGFKPSVGLISRRHIVPISISQDTAGPMTRTVRQAADMLTAMAGTDRQDAATAEADARKVDYAAGLDGATLAGKRFGVMRFASGFGTDERLEEAIALIKAQGGEVVDIAELDRGPIFQTQLGVLLTELKVEMNAYLGTLPGEAPRSLAELIMFNEANSEEEMPLFGQELFEQAEATDGYDDEYRANRQRGFEAAGPNGIDRLLAEHDLDALIGPTMPAAWPIDPVHGDQISGGGGGGLAAVAGYPHLTVPMGFVRGLPVGLSFIGGKWDDAKILALGHAYEQARGPLPRARFLRSVNESDDVAEAFAPADL, encoded by the coding sequence ATGCGAAGTTCGATACTGTTCCCGATGCTGATGATGGCCGCCTGTACGACGCCTGAAGCTTACGGTCCTCCTGCCCTTTCCCGCGATGTCGCCAATGCCGGTCCGGCCGAGCTAGAGACACGCGCCGCGATTGACCGCATCAAGGCCTACAATCCCACGATCGGCGCCGTGATCGCGCTCAATCCCGATGCCATTGCGCAGGCCAAGGCGGTCGATGAAAGCGGGCAGCGCGGGCCGCTGGCCGGCGTGCCCATCCTCATCAAGGACAATATCGAGACCGCCGACAACATGCCGACGACCGCTGGCAGCCTGGCGCTGAAGCACAACGTAACGGGACGCGACAGTCCGTTGGTTTCAGGCCTGCGCGATGCCGGTGCCATCATCGTGGGCAAAGCCAATCTGTCCGAATGGGCGAATATCCGCTCGTCAAATTCGATCTCGGGGTGGAGCGCGGTTGGCGGACAGGTGCGCAATCCGTGGGCGCTCGACCGCAACCCCTGCGGTTCGTCGAGCGGTAGCGGCGCTGCGGTGGCAGCGGGCATGGTCGATCATGCCGTGGGCACCGAAACCAACGGATCGGTCGCTTGCCCCGCGGCGATCAACGGCATCGTCGGCTTCAAGCCAAGCGTCGGCCTGATCAGCCGCCGCCATATCGTCCCGATCAGCATCAGCCAGGATACGGCGGGCCCGATGACCCGCACCGTGCGCCAGGCCGCCGACATGCTAACCGCCATGGCGGGCACCGATCGCCAGGATGCGGCAACGGCGGAGGCCGACGCGCGCAAGGTCGATTATGCCGCCGGCCTCGATGGTGCGACGCTTGCGGGCAAACGCTTCGGCGTGATGCGTTTTGCTTCAGGCTTCGGCACCGACGAACGGCTCGAAGAGGCCATCGCACTCATAAAGGCGCAGGGCGGCGAGGTCGTTGATATCGCCGAGCTCGACCGTGGTCCCATTTTCCAAACCCAGCTTGGCGTGCTGCTGACCGAGTTGAAGGTGGAGATGAACGCCTACCTCGGAACCTTGCCGGGCGAAGCGCCGCGCAGCTTGGCCGAGCTGATTATGTTCAACGAGGCCAATTCCGAAGAGGAGATGCCGCTGTTCGGGCAGGAACTGTTCGAGCAGGCCGAGGCCACCGATGGCTATGATGACGAGTATCGCGCCAACCGCCAGCGCGGCTTCGAAGCGGCCGGGCCCAACGGCATCGATCGACTGCTGGCCGAGCATGACCTTGATGCGCTGATTGGCCCCACCATGCCCGCGGCCTGGCCGATCGATCCAGTGCATGGCGACCAGATTTCAGGCGGCGGCGGTGGCGGACTTGCTGCGGTTGCAGGTTATCCGCACCTGACCGTTCCGATGGGGTTCGTGCGAGGACTGCCGGTGGGCCTCAGCTTCATCGGCGGCAAATGGGATGACGCCAAGATTCTCGCGCTGGGTCATGCATACGAACAGGCCCGCGGTCCGCTGCCCCGCGCGCGTTTCCTGCGTTCGGTCAATGAAAGCGACGACGTTGCCGAAGCCTTCGCGCCCGCCGACCTCTAG
- a CDS encoding amidohydrolase family protein, whose translation MKTLFRCFAGLLAFSMFSQPAMAQLQPTPAARANDAGGPYERLVISGAIVIDGSGAPPVGPMDVLIEGNRISAIGRAGSFENADRVINADGMYVLPGFVDTHAHLGDASKAPYPDYAYRLWLAHGVTSIRGVSLGTAEGDAGLADRARQLRGQITAPRIFPYAVFGTLRDQPVRTPADARAWVRWAKAQGYPGMKIFHPTPRAIMAAALDEAKAQGFGSVAHLGQLGVAEVNGRVAAELGLKGMTHFYGHFESLLDGRRIQDFPSDYNYADEQDRFSRVADLAEQIHPPGSDQWNAYLDLLLENGVTLSPTLNIYVASRDVMRARTLEWHDDYTLPSLMDFYTPSFTNHGSYYWDWSTEDEVKWRRFYGPYMQLVDDYAARGGRVTVGSDPGYIYQTWGFAYIGELEMLQEAGLSPLEVIKAATIDGASEIYDPLGEPAPMGLVRPGMLADLIVVPENPLENFKTLYGTKHVRLSDETGQLERVGGVKWTIVGGRVYDAEKLLADVAAMVAAKKAAN comes from the coding sequence ATGAAAACATTGTTCCGATGCTTCGCGGGCTTGCTGGCCTTCTCCATGTTTTCGCAGCCTGCGATGGCGCAACTCCAGCCGACGCCTGCGGCGCGCGCCAATGATGCCGGGGGCCCCTATGAGCGGCTGGTGATCAGCGGCGCTATCGTGATCGATGGATCGGGCGCACCGCCCGTTGGCCCAATGGACGTCCTGATCGAGGGCAATAGAATTAGCGCCATTGGCCGCGCCGGCAGTTTCGAGAACGCGGACCGGGTCATCAACGCCGACGGCATGTACGTGCTGCCGGGTTTCGTCGATACCCATGCGCACCTGGGCGATGCCAGCAAGGCACCCTATCCCGACTATGCCTACCGCCTCTGGCTGGCGCATGGCGTCACCAGTATTCGCGGTGTCTCGCTCGGTACGGCCGAAGGCGATGCGGGCCTGGCCGATCGCGCCCGCCAGCTACGCGGCCAGATCACGGCCCCGCGCATCTTCCCCTATGCGGTTTTCGGCACGCTGCGCGACCAGCCGGTGCGCACCCCTGCAGATGCGCGTGCGTGGGTGCGCTGGGCCAAGGCACAGGGCTATCCGGGAATGAAGATCTTCCACCCGACACCGCGCGCCATCATGGCCGCCGCGCTCGACGAGGCCAAGGCGCAAGGCTTCGGATCGGTCGCGCATCTGGGGCAGCTCGGAGTTGCCGAGGTGAACGGGCGCGTTGCAGCCGAACTTGGCCTCAAGGGCATGACGCATTTCTACGGCCATTTTGAATCGCTGCTCGATGGACGCCGCATCCAGGACTTCCCGAGCGATTATAACTATGCCGACGAGCAGGACCGCTTCTCGCGCGTTGCCGATCTGGCCGAGCAGATTCATCCGCCGGGGTCGGATCAATGGAATGCCTATCTCGATCTGTTGCTCGAAAATGGCGTCACGCTCAGCCCGACTTTGAACATCTATGTCGCCAGCCGCGACGTGATGCGGGCGCGCACGCTCGAATGGCATGACGATTACACGCTGCCCTCGCTGATGGACTTCTACACGCCGAGCTTCACCAATCACGGCAGCTATTATTGGGACTGGAGCACCGAGGACGAGGTCAAGTGGCGGCGCTTCTACGGGCCATATATGCAGCTGGTCGATGATTATGCAGCGCGCGGCGGGCGGGTCACCGTCGGCTCCGACCCGGGCTATATCTACCAGACGTGGGGCTTTGCCTATATCGGCGAGCTCGAGATGCTGCAGGAAGCAGGGCTGTCACCGCTCGAGGTGATCAAGGCCGCGACGATCGACGGCGCAAGCGAGATTTACGATCCGCTGGGCGAGCCTGCGCCGATGGGGCTGGTACGTCCGGGCATGCTGGCGGACCTCATCGTCGTGCCGGAAAATCCGCTGGAGAACTTCAAGACGCTCTACGGCACCAAACATGTCCGCCTGTCCGACGAGACCGGACAGCTCGAGCGCGTCGGCGGGGTCAAGTGGACGATCGTCGGTGGGCGGGTCTACGACGCCGAAAAATTGCTTGCCGACGTGGCGGCGATGGTCGCCGCCAAAAAAGCCGCGAACTAG
- the ppa gene encoding inorganic diphosphatase, whose translation MNFDKLAAGPNPPHELNVFIEVPIGGEPVKYEFDKASGTMMVDRILHTPMRYPTNYGFIPQTLCDDGDPLDCLVMTRWSLLPGTVIRARPVGVLHLEDEAGGDEKLLAVPVTKVSPYYENVENYTDLPPIVVEQIEHFFTHYKDLEKEKWVRIGRWGDRDDALQVVRNSIEKAKA comes from the coding sequence ATGAATTTCGACAAGCTTGCCGCAGGCCCCAATCCGCCGCACGAACTCAACGTCTTCATCGAAGTCCCGATCGGTGGCGAACCGGTGAAATATGAGTTCGACAAGGCATCGGGCACGATGATGGTCGACCGCATCCTGCACACCCCGATGCGCTACCCGACCAATTACGGCTTCATCCCGCAGACCTTGTGCGATGACGGCGATCCGCTCGATTGCCTGGTCATGACGCGCTGGTCGCTCCTGCCCGGCACGGTCATCCGCGCACGGCCCGTTGGCGTCCTACACCTCGAGGACGAAGCCGGCGGCGATGAAAAGCTGCTCGCCGTGCCGGTCACCAAGGTGTCGCCCTATTACGAGAATGTCGAGAACTATACCGACCTGCCGCCCATCGTGGTCGAGCAGATCGAACACTTCTTCACCCACTACAAGGATCTCGAGAAGGAGAAGTGGGTGCGTATCGGTCGTTGGGGCGACCGCGACGATGCGCTTCAGGTCGTGCGTAACTCGATCGAAAAAGCCAAAGCCTAG
- a CDS encoding histone deacetylase family protein, producing the protein MAPRPERGTFRFDKYYLVMEALRGSGAPITEYAPDPMPREWLAAVHDPDYVDEVFAARVPREKERRIGFPVTPQIASRVRHTNGGTYLAALLAKQHGYAANSAAGSHHALYDTGAGYCVFNDLAVASNRLIDEGHASRILIVDLDVHQGDGTASLTATRSDIKTFSMHSEKNFPVRKARSDHDIGLPDGIGDDDYLETLERALLPLIEDIAPDLMLYQAGVDPHVDDKLGRLALSDAGIAARDRMVVGAARCRGIPVASALGGGYGNDQHAVAQRHAASMLAMADENARFRP; encoded by the coding sequence ATGGCGCCGCGCCCCGAACGCGGGACTTTTCGTTTCGACAAATATTATCTCGTCATGGAAGCGCTGCGCGGCAGCGGCGCGCCGATCACCGAATACGCGCCCGATCCCATGCCGCGCGAATGGCTCGCGGCGGTGCATGACCCGGATTATGTCGACGAAGTGTTCGCGGCGCGCGTCCCGCGTGAGAAGGAGCGGCGTATCGGCTTTCCCGTCACGCCGCAGATCGCCAGCCGCGTCCGCCACACCAATGGGGGCACCTATCTGGCGGCACTGCTCGCCAAGCAGCACGGCTATGCTGCCAACAGCGCGGCGGGAAGCCATCATGCGCTCTACGATACGGGGGCCGGCTACTGCGTCTTTAACGACCTAGCCGTGGCATCCAACCGGCTGATCGACGAGGGTCACGCGAGCCGCATCCTGATTGTCGATCTCGACGTCCACCAGGGCGATGGGACTGCCAGCCTGACCGCGACACGTTCTGACATCAAGACCTTCTCGATGCATTCGGAGAAGAATTTCCCGGTGCGCAAGGCGCGCTCCGATCACGATATCGGCTTGCCCGACGGCATCGGCGACGACGACTACCTGGAGACGCTCGAAAGAGCGCTGCTGCCCCTGATCGAGGACATCGCACCCGATCTCATGCTCTATCAGGCAGGCGTCGATCCGCATGTCGATGACAAGCTGGGACGCCTCGCGCTGAGCGATGCTGGGATTGCAGCGCGTGACCGTATGGTCGTGGGCGCGGCACGCTGCCGCGGCATCCCTGTCGCAAGCGCACTCGGCGGCGGCTATGGTAACGACCAGCACGCCGTTGCGCAGCGCCACGCGGCCTCGATGCTTGCGATGGCGGACGAAAACGCCCGATTTCGCCCTTAG
- a CDS encoding retropepsin-like aspartic protease family protein, with protein MKKFALGTIGFAMFVAVAVPRGGSDAPEQMVEQAPDEDAWAKAAREARAGGATASRSAPASVVTTASGHAGLVVLERRQGHYFADVSVNGRTIDFLVDTGASMVALTEADARKVGISFDRSRFSVIGSGASGPVRGQLVTIDSISLKGKRVRNVRGAVLEGSDISLLGQSFLNEMRSIEMKDGKMVIR; from the coding sequence ATGAAGAAGTTTGCCCTCGGCACGATCGGATTTGCGATGTTCGTTGCAGTCGCGGTGCCGCGCGGCGGCTCGGATGCGCCCGAGCAGATGGTCGAGCAGGCGCCCGACGAGGATGCATGGGCCAAGGCGGCGCGCGAGGCGCGTGCGGGCGGCGCAACGGCGTCCCGGTCGGCTCCGGCTAGCGTCGTCACCACGGCATCGGGGCACGCCGGTTTGGTCGTGCTCGAACGCCGCCAAGGCCACTATTTTGCCGATGTGAGCGTCAATGGTCGGACCATCGATTTCCTGGTCGACACCGGTGCATCGATGGTCGCGCTGACCGAAGCCGATGCGCGTAAAGTGGGCATCAGCTTCGATCGCAGTCGTTTCTCGGTCATCGGATCGGGCGCTTCGGGCCCGGTTCGCGGGCAGTTGGTCACGATCGATTCGATCAGCCTCAAGGGCAAGCGAGTGCGCAATGTGCGCGGCGCGGTGCTCGAAGGTTCCGATATCTCGCTGCTGGGGCAGAGCTTTCTCAACGAGATGCGCTCGATCGAAATGAAAGACGGGAAGATGGTCATCCGCTGA
- a CDS encoding NAD(P)-binding protein — translation MSDALPTVDYLVIGAGAVGMAFVDTLIAEDPDATVLIVDRHDVPGGHWNDAYPFVRLHQPSAFYGVEGLELGRGEIDRSGPNEGYYELAGCAEVLAYYERAMRKFIESGRVTFWPMTDYRGGGRCVGILSGEQRMVEAIKRVVDTTYFDTQVPATHTPRFEIEPGTRFMPTGELPNLVRDPDAVPSHFVVLGGGKTAMDTAGWLLGHDVAPERITWVRPRDSWMINRRFTQPGLEFFEGTIDFQSALMRAAIAADNVEGFFLELGKGGHMLRLDPDVQPTKFFFATISEGEVEALRAIDHVIRGSRVSRIAPGLIEMEDGSHAVPDDSLFIDCTASAVADKDSVPVFQDGKIVVQALFAPLVVFGAALTAWIEVHRDNDDARNALAQPIAVKQGCAAYLTATLGNLTNRMRWAREPNLAEWLGQSRLDPAARTIAKVQAERPELLGALGDYRTLAKQGVPALMQLIQNARED, via the coding sequence GTGTCGGACGCGCTCCCCACGGTCGATTATCTCGTCATCGGTGCCGGCGCAGTGGGCATGGCCTTTGTCGATACGCTGATCGCAGAAGACCCTGACGCCACCGTCCTGATCGTCGATCGGCATGATGTGCCTGGCGGGCACTGGAACGACGCCTATCCGTTCGTGCGGCTGCACCAGCCGAGCGCCTTTTATGGCGTCGAGGGCCTTGAGTTGGGGCGCGGCGAAATCGACCGCTCGGGCCCCAACGAGGGCTATTACGAACTGGCCGGGTGCGCCGAGGTGCTGGCCTATTACGAGCGCGCGATGCGCAAGTTTATCGAGAGCGGACGGGTTACTTTCTGGCCGATGACCGATTATCGCGGTGGCGGCCGCTGCGTCGGTATCCTGTCGGGTGAGCAGAGGATGGTTGAGGCGATAAAGCGGGTCGTCGATACAACCTATTTCGATACACAGGTTCCCGCCACCCACACGCCGCGCTTTGAGATCGAGCCTGGAACGCGCTTCATGCCTACGGGAGAATTGCCCAACCTGGTGCGCGATCCCGACGCGGTGCCGTCGCATTTCGTAGTCTTGGGTGGCGGGAAGACCGCGATGGACACGGCCGGCTGGCTGCTTGGTCATGATGTTGCGCCTGAGCGCATCACCTGGGTACGCCCGCGCGACAGCTGGATGATCAATCGCCGCTTTACGCAGCCGGGATTGGAGTTTTTCGAGGGCACGATCGATTTCCAGTCGGCCTTGATGCGCGCCGCGATCGCGGCCGACAATGTCGAGGGCTTTTTTCTCGAGCTGGGGAAGGGCGGACACATGCTGCGCCTCGATCCCGACGTGCAGCCGACCAAGTTCTTCTTCGCGACGATTTCCGAAGGCGAAGTCGAGGCGCTACGGGCCATCGACCACGTCATCCGCGGCAGCCGTGTTTCGCGCATCGCGCCGGGCCTGATCGAGATGGAAGACGGATCGCACGCCGTTCCCGACGATAGTCTTTTCATCGACTGCACCGCCAGCGCGGTTGCGGACAAGGACAGCGTGCCGGTCTTCCAGGACGGCAAGATCGTGGTGCAAGCGCTGTTCGCGCCGCTGGTAGTGTTCGGAGCAGCTCTGACCGCGTGGATCGAGGTGCACCGCGACAATGACGATGCGCGCAATGCACTCGCCCAACCCATCGCGGTTAAGCAGGGATGTGCGGCATACCTGACCGCTACCTTGGGCAATCTCACGAACCGCATGCGCTGGGCGCGTGAACCGAACCTTGCCGAATGGCTCGGCCAATCGCGGCTCGATCCTGCGGCGCGTACGATTGCCAAAGTCCAGGCCGAGCGCCCCGAGTTGCTGGGAGCGCTCGGCGATTATCGCACCTTGGCCAAACAGGGTGTGCCGGCGCTCATGCAGCTGATCCAGAACGCGCGCGAGGACTGA
- a CDS encoding DMT family transporter — MAWFWLILGGIFEVGFTTSLRFVDGFKNLPWTLAFLGSVAISMALLEYAARTIPMGTAYAVWGGIGAIGTVLVGIVYFDEPGTTLRMLLIFGIVACIAGLKLTA, encoded by the coding sequence GTGGCTTGGTTCTGGTTGATCTTGGGCGGTATCTTCGAAGTGGGGTTCACCACCTCGCTACGCTTTGTCGACGGGTTCAAGAACCTGCCCTGGACGCTGGCATTCCTGGGGTCGGTAGCGATCAGCATGGCGCTGCTCGAATATGCCGCGCGCACCATCCCCATGGGTACCGCCTATGCCGTCTGGGGCGGGATTGGCGCGATCGGCACGGTGCTGGTCGGCATCGTCTACTTCGACGAACCGGGCACCACGCTCCGGATGCTGCTAATCTTCGGTATCGTCGCCTGCATCGCGGGGCTCAAGCTGACGGCCTAG
- a CDS encoding TonB-dependent receptor plug domain-containing protein, with protein sequence MRHLILLLATTCLAPLPATAQDADPADPAVAESEEDAIIIEAERPRGSVFLDVEPEEVLDARDIQATGATSIAELLEAIEPQTQSNRGRGGGRPILLVNGRRISGFRELRDLPPEAIERVDILAEDVALAYGYAADQRVVNFVLRDRFLATTVQLEGEAATDGGREQGEFDVDWLVLRDNTRTTISFDVEPGGELREDERDIILQPIETVEGTIDPRPFRTLIGRSELYRLNGTHQRPVGDLSATVNLQLQQTENESLFGPAIGTLEVPGDNPFAPVPGIDGIVRRDLGLEPLGRDTTARSAGLSAILNSGPGDWRWSITADGNVSDTVTYTDRGPDLVLGQAALDALDPDFDPFGALTAEPLTPRNRAESETRTFGLDGVLSGKVGPANVTLRTGASSVRLITNDFRDGELSDGALFRRTLSTQLNLEMPVLENSAIGDVALNANGALNDLSDFGGVTTLGAGLRWQPSRRLNLGANWTLEEGAPSLQQLGNPRIADPATRFFDFVNGESVLLTSITGGNPGLQSDNREVLKLSANWRVPVKGENDDLSVNAEYVNTRTDDPVASFPAASEAIEATFPTRFVRDGDGSLVLVDLSPVNYLESRRDTLRWGLNWSKRIPTEPPSAEQIAQFRERFRRQREGRQRQRQQEQTRAGEQQQGEQPEGQQPPRGKGQARQGPPSAEQRRRFQRAAQRRGFGGGRGGRLYASVFHEVTLIDDVTIAEGLPRLNYLDGEPLGRTGGRSRHTLQFRGGYFNNGLGLRLSGDWRSATAVDSGSGEIRFDDYATFDLRAFVNLNERFDVMADAPWLRGTSLRFGIDNIFNARPQARDENGVIPIVYQPDLLEPEGRTISISIRKIFSPRGPGRGGAGPFG encoded by the coding sequence ATGCGACATCTTATCCTGCTGTTGGCGACGACCTGTCTCGCGCCGTTACCCGCGACTGCGCAGGATGCCGATCCGGCCGATCCGGCTGTCGCCGAAAGCGAGGAGGATGCGATCATCATCGAGGCCGAGCGCCCACGCGGCAGCGTCTTCCTCGATGTCGAGCCCGAAGAAGTGCTCGATGCGCGCGACATCCAGGCGACGGGCGCCACGAGCATCGCCGAACTGCTCGAGGCGATCGAACCGCAGACGCAAAGCAATCGCGGGCGCGGGGGCGGACGGCCGATCCTGCTGGTCAACGGTCGCCGCATTTCGGGCTTTCGCGAGCTTCGCGACCTGCCGCCCGAAGCGATCGAACGCGTTGATATCCTCGCCGAAGACGTGGCGCTGGCCTACGGCTATGCCGCTGACCAACGGGTCGTGAATTTCGTCCTGCGCGATCGCTTTCTTGCCACCACCGTCCAGCTCGAAGGCGAAGCGGCGACCGATGGCGGGCGCGAACAAGGCGAATTCGATGTCGACTGGCTGGTCCTGCGCGACAATACGCGCACGACCATTTCCTTCGACGTGGAGCCTGGCGGCGAGCTGCGCGAAGACGAGCGCGATATCATCCTGCAACCCATCGAAACGGTTGAAGGCACTATCGACCCGCGTCCTTTCCGCACCCTGATCGGCCGCAGCGAACTCTACCGGCTCAACGGCACGCATCAACGACCGGTTGGCGACTTGTCGGCCACCGTAAACCTGCAACTGCAGCAGACCGAAAACGAAAGCCTCTTCGGCCCTGCGATCGGCACCCTTGAGGTGCCAGGCGATAACCCGTTTGCCCCGGTGCCCGGGATCGACGGCATCGTCCGCCGCGATCTCGGGCTTGAGCCGTTGGGCCGCGATACGACGGCGCGTTCGGCTGGTCTGTCCGCCATCCTTAATAGCGGGCCGGGCGACTGGCGCTGGTCGATCACCGCCGATGGCAATGTGTCCGACACGGTGACTTACACCGACCGCGGGCCCGATCTTGTGCTGGGGCAGGCCGCGTTGGATGCGCTCGATCCGGACTTCGATCCCTTTGGTGCGCTCACCGCCGAGCCGCTGACCCCGCGCAATCGCGCGGAATCTGAAACGCGCACGTTCGGGCTGGATGGCGTTCTTTCGGGTAAGGTTGGACCGGCCAATGTCACGCTGCGCACCGGTGCCTCGAGCGTCCGCCTGATCACCAACGATTTTCGCGATGGCGAACTCAGCGACGGGGCGCTGTTCCGCCGTACCCTGTCGACGCAGCTCAACCTTGAGATGCCCGTGCTTGAAAATAGCGCGATCGGGGATGTCGCGCTCAATGCCAATGGCGCGCTCAACGACCTTTCGGACTTCGGCGGCGTGACCACGCTGGGCGCGGGATTGCGTTGGCAGCCGTCGCGGCGGCTCAATCTTGGCGCCAACTGGACGCTCGAAGAAGGCGCGCCCAGCCTCCAACAGTTGGGCAACCCCCGCATCGCCGATCCGGCCACGCGTTTCTTCGACTTCGTCAACGGCGAGAGTGTCCTGCTGACGTCGATCACGGGCGGCAACCCCGGCTTGCAGTCGGACAATCGCGAAGTCCTCAAGCTTTCGGCCAACTGGCGCGTACCGGTAAAAGGCGAGAATGATGACCTCAGCGTCAACGCCGAATATGTGAACACGCGAACTGATGATCCGGTGGCAAGCTTCCCCGCAGCATCTGAAGCGATCGAGGCAACCTTTCCGACCCGCTTCGTACGCGATGGTGACGGCAGTCTGGTGCTGGTCGATCTCAGCCCGGTCAACTATTTGGAATCGCGGCGCGATACGCTGCGCTGGGGCCTCAACTGGTCCAAGCGCATCCCCACCGAGCCGCCCAGCGCCGAACAGATCGCACAGTTTCGCGAACGCTTCCGCCGGCAGCGCGAGGGGCGCCAGCGCCAACGCCAGCAAGAGCAAACGCGGGCAGGTGAACAACAGCAGGGCGAGCAGCCCGAGGGCCAGCAGCCCCCGCGCGGTAAGGGTCAGGCCCGGCAGGGTCCACCTTCTGCCGAGCAGCGCCGGCGTTTCCAGCGCGCCGCTCAGCGCCGTGGTTTCGGCGGCGGACGCGGCGGGCGACTATACGCCTCGGTCTTTCACGAGGTGACGCTGATCGACGATGTCACCATCGCCGAAGGACTGCCGCGGCTGAATTATCTCGATGGCGAACCGCTGGGTCGGACCGGCGGTCGGTCGCGGCACACGCTCCAGTTCCGCGGCGGCTACTTCAACAACGGCCTGGGCCTACGCCTGTCGGGCGACTGGCGTAGCGCGACGGCGGTCGATAGCGGCAGCGGCGAGATTCGCTTCGATGATTATGCGACCTTCGACTTGCGCGCGTTCGTCAACCTCAACGAGCGCTTCGACGTAATGGCCGATGCGCCGTGGCTCCGCGGCACGTCGCTGCGCTTCGGGATCGACAATATCTTCAATGCCCGCCCGCAGGCGCGTGACGAAAACGGGGTCATCCCGATCGTGTATCAGCCCGATCTCCTGGAGCCCGAGGGCCGCACGATCAGCATCTCGATCCGCAAGATTTTCTCGCCGCGGGGGCCGGGTCGCGGCGGCGCGGGGCCGTTCGGCTAG